Proteins from a genomic interval of Lolium perenne isolate Kyuss_39 chromosome 1, Kyuss_2.0, whole genome shotgun sequence:
- the LOC127343185 gene encoding glutelin type-D 1 has translation MAVDLTPRQPAKAYGGEGGAYFEWSPAELPMLGVASIGAAKLALAAGGMSLPSYSDSAKVAYVLQGKGTVGIVLPEATKEKVVAIKEGDALALPFGVTTWWHNTAESATELVVLFLGDTSKGHKPGQFTNFQLTGSSGIFTGFSTEFVGRAWDLKQDDAAKLVSSQPASGIIKLTAGKKLPEPVPEDRKGMALNCLEAKLDVDIPNGGRVVVLNTVNLPLVKEVGLGADLVRIDAHSMCSPGFSCDSAYQVTYIVRGSGRVQVVGPDGKRVLETRIEGGSLFIVPRFHVVSKIADASGMEWFSIITTPNPIFSHLAGKTSVWKAISPEVLEASFNTTPEMEKLFRSKRLDSEIFFAPN, from the exons ATGGCCGTCGATCTGACCCCGAGGCAGCCCGCCAAGGCctacggcggcgagggcggcgccTACTTCGAGTGGAGCCCCGCGGAGCTGCCCATGCTCGGCGTCGCCTCCATCGGCGCCGCCAAGCTCGCGCTCGCCGCCGGCGGCATGTCCCTCCCCAGCTACTCCGACTCCGCCAAGGTCGCCTACGTCCTCCAAG GCAAGGGAACCGTCGGCATTGTTCTGCCTGAGGCCACCAAGGAGAAGGTGGTTGCCATCAAGGAGGGCGACGCCCTGGCGCTCCCCTTCGGCGTGaccacctggtggcacaacaccgCTGAGTCGGCCACCGAgctggtcgtcctcttcctcgGCGACACTTCGAAGGGCCACAAGCCCGGCCAGTTCACCAACTTCCAGCTCACTGGCTCTAGCGGCATCTTCACCGGCTTCTCCACGGAGTTTGTCGGCCGTGCCTGGGACCTCAAGCAGGATGACGCCGCAAAGCTCGTCTCCAGCCAGCCTGCCTCTGGCATCATCAAGCTCACCGCCGGGAAGAAGCTCCCGGAGCCCGTCCCTGAGGACCGCAAGGGCATGGCACTCAACTGCCTGGAGGCCAAGCTGGACGTGGACATCCCCAACGGTGGCCGCGTGGTGGTGCTCAACACCGTGAACCTGCCGCTGGTGAAGGAGGTCGGGCTGGGTGCTGACCTTGTCAGGATCGACGCCCACTCCATGTGCTCGCCTGGGTTCTCCTGCGATTCTGCCTATCAGGTGACTTACATCGTACGTGGCAGTGGCCGTGTTCAGGTCGTTGGCCCTGACGGCAAGCGTGTCCTGGAGACCCGCATTGAGGGAGGCTCCCTCTTTATCGTGCCCCGCTTCCACGTCGTGTCCAAGATCGCCGATGCCTCCGGCATGGAGTggttctccatcatcaccacccccAA CCCGATCTTCAGCCACCTTGCTGGGAAGACCTCGGTGTGGAAGGCCATCTCGCCGGAGGTGCTGGAGGCGTCCTTCAACACGACGCCCGAGATGGAGAAGCTCTTCCGGTCCAAGAGGCTCGACTCCGAGATCTTCTTCGCCCCCAACTAG